The following are encoded together in the Xiphophorus hellerii strain 12219 chromosome 3, Xiphophorus_hellerii-4.1, whole genome shotgun sequence genome:
- the LOC116716959 gene encoding uncharacterized protein LOC116716959: MDIVQTSNVKIPNSVIVSGMTNTETDDELSDFLGQYGSIQRVIPVDLTEPDSPKQVIVEYVYGAAMQSLLPSLPYGLNSKTKNDVTYHIRALANVYTPVASKTATQTYLSELKDIAKQTGKDFAAVLREELSLIGETLDQDHSESQDEDAPENAVQVAPLPSIALQQHVQHRWSPPTTPSKEKTQPALKLSYVNPPDIQKVIVEHIVRNEDSALQVHTSLRLRPFSGRFPRPNSEVDYETWRSNVELLLKDTTQSDLYKSRKLLESLLSPALDIVRHLTPDSPLDAYLEILDSAFGTVEDGDDLFAKYLNTMQDNGEKPSAYLQRLQVMLSTTLRRGGVTANDLNRHLLRQFVRGCWDNILIAELQLEQKKQKPPTFAELLLLLRTAEDKRSSKALRMKQHFNVSKPKVSSHYQGVYVQSEEGCSSSQPAPDHRSEIQDLKKQITDLQSQLTRIAQKDSRKAKSAVRPLAPQTVNTHSPAITHTSQRLQPHSRNANNTTSNRPRPWYCFRCGEDGHIKPQCESEPNPSLVARKNKQLKEKQLAWDSQHGTSKPDPLN, from the exons ATGGATATCGTTCAAACCAGTAATGTAAAAATCCCTAACTCTGTCATAGTTAGCGGCATGACCAATACAGAAACTGATGACGAACTAAGCGACTTCTTGGGACAATATGGTTCCATTCAAAGAGTAATCCCAGTAGATCTCACTGAACCAGATTCACCCAAACAGGTTATCGTAGAGTATGTGTATGGCGCAGCTATGCAATCTCTTTTACCTTCATTGCCATATGGGCTTAACAGTAAAACTAAGAATGATGTCACCTACCACATTAGGGCCCTAGCTAATGTTTACACACCTGTAGCTAGCAAGACAGCTACACAGACTTACCTTTCAGAGTTAAAGGACATTGCAAAACAGACTGGTAAAGACTTTGCAGCTGTCCTCAGAGAAGAGCTCTCCCTCATCGGTGAGACTCTCGATCAAGATCACTCAGAGTCCCAAGATgaag ATGCCCCTGAAAATGCTGTACAGGTAGCCCCCCTTCCCAGTATAGCCCTGCAGCAGCATGTTCAACATCGTTGGTCTCCACCAACGACACCATCTAAAGAAAAGACACAGCCTGCTCTTAAACTTTCCTATGTCAATCCACCTGACATACAAAAAGTAATTGTTGAGCACatagtgagaaatgaagactCTGCTCTGCAAGTGCACACTTCCTTGAGACTCAGACCCTTCTCTGGGCGTTTCCCACGTCCCAACAGTGAAGTGGATTATGAGACATGGCGCTCCAATGTGGAACTTCTTCTTAAAGATACAACACAGTCTGATCTTTACAAGTCACGAAAACTTCTCGAAAGTCTCTTATCACCCGCCCTTGATATTGTGAGGCACCTGACACCTGATTCTCCTCTTGATGCATACTTGGAGATCTTGGACTCTGCTTTCGGCACAGTCGAGGATGGAGATGACCTCTTTGCAAAGTATCTCAACACAATGCAGGATAATGGCGAAAAACCTTCAGCTTATCTACAACGGCTGCAGGTGATGTTGAGTACCACCCTCAGAAGGGGAGGCGTAACTGCAAACGACCTTAACCGGCACCTTCTCAGACAATTTGTCAGAGGCTGCTGGGATAACATCTTGATAGCTGAACTACAGCTAGAACAAAAGAAGCAGAAGCCACCCACCTTTGCTGAACTTCTCCTGTTACTCCGCACAGCAGAAGATAAACGTTCTTCCAAAGCTTTACGCATGAAACAGCACTTCAATGTTTCAAAGCCAAAAGTGTCTTCTCATTATCAAGGTGTTTATGTGCAGAGTGAAGAAGGCTGCAGCTCATCTCAGCCAGCTCCTGATCACAGGTCTGAAATACAagacttaaagaaacaaataactGATCTACAGTCCCAGCTCACACGTATCGCACAGAAAGACAGTAGAAAAGCTAAATCAGCTGTCAGACCACTAGCTCCCCAAACAGTTAACACACATTCCCCAGCTATCACTCATACATCTCAAAGGCTGCAACCCCACAGCCGAAATGCAAACAACACCACAAGCAATAGACCAAGGCCCTGGTATTGCTTTAGATGTGGAGAGGATGGGCACATTAAGCCCCAGTGTGAAAGTGAGCCGAACCCATCTCTTGTGGCTAGGAAGAACAAGCAGCTAAAAGAAAAGCAGTTAGCATGGGACAGTCAACATGGCACTTCAAAGCCTGATCCTTTAAACTAG